A segment of the Trifolium pratense cultivar HEN17-A07 linkage group LG7, ARS_RC_1.1, whole genome shotgun sequence genome:
tGCTGTTATTAAAGATGGTGATGTTGCCGCAGCTTTAAACTACCTGAATATGAAGTCGTCTAGTGATCCCATGCTTTATGCTGAGTATGCTGTAGACAACGTTAATGGAAGAATGAAGACTCTTTTTTGGGCTGATGGGATTAGTAGGACCgactatttttgttttggtgatGTGCTTGCATTTGACACGACTTACAGGAAGAACAAGTACAACTATCCGTTGGTTGTATTTTCAGGGTGTAACCACCACTCTCAAACAGTAATTTTTGGTGCTGCATTGGTGTCAGATGAAACGATGGAGACGTATAAGTGGGTGTTGAGGTGTTTCCTAGAATGCATGGAAGGTAAACAACCAAAAGCGGTGGTAACAGATGGGGATGGGGCAATGAGAGAGGCCATAAAACAGATATTTCCCGATGCTAACCATAGGTTATGTGCTTGGCATTTGAATAAGAATGCAAGTGAGAATGTGAAGAACGGAAATAATTTTTTGGACGGTTTTTCAAAGGCCATGTACTCAAATTTTACAATAGATGAATTTGAAGAGTATTGGTCACAAATGATTAAAGAAAATGGAGTGCAAGGACATCCTTGGGTAGTCAAAATGTACGAGAATAGGTCACTGTGGGCTACTGCATATCTACGAGATAATTTTTTTGGACGTATAAGAACTACGTCGCAGTGCGAAGCTGTTAATGCAATAATTAAGAGTTATGTCAGGAAGCAAGGATgcatttttgaatttatgaacaACTTTGATCAGGCTTTGAGAGATTATAGAAATAATGAGTTGGTTGCTGATTTTAAATCATCGTCTACAGATCCTGTGTTGTCGACGCAACTGCCTGTGATTGAGAGTCATGCTGGTAAAATATATACGGCGGAGCTTTTCAAAGAAGTTAGACATGAAATATTGAAAGCCGGTGAATTGATAGTTAGGGAGAAAAGCGAAGTCGGGGGTAGGAAGACTTATATATTGACAAAATATTGTAAGGATGGTTATGAAAGAAGTGTTGTTTATGATGGTTCGACATTTGAGTGTTCATGTAAGAGGTTTGAGTCCCGTGGCATTCCGTGTTCTCATATTTTTTACGTAATGAAGGAAGAACACGTTGATCGTATCCCAAGCAATTTGGTTTTGACGCGATGGACCAAGGATGCAAAAATTCAGTTTTTGAACAGCAGCAATTTTAATGATAATGTTGATTTGAATACGATTGCCGAAGCTCATTTTGGTTCATATTGTACTGTTTTAACAGAGTTCTGCAAAGAAGCTTCAAAAAAAGATGGTGTTTAAGCACAAATAATGGAAGACCTTATGCAg
Coding sequences within it:
- the LOC123893746 gene encoding protein FAR1-RELATED SEQUENCE 5-like, whose amino-acid sequence is MKQFVCNKHGVREKRHLVRIDRKLEHRRLTRTKCGARLRVKYKAEKDRYVVSAFEETHNHELTPARFVHLHPVYRKIFEVDKAQVDSLQKRGIRTCHIMGYMVAQKGGYADVGFTKKDLYNYFDKKMRAVIKDGDVAAALNYLNMKSSSDPMLYAEYAVDNVNGRMKTLFWADGISRTDYFCFGDVLAFDTTYRKNKYNYPLVVFSGCNHHSQTVIFGAALVSDETMETYKWVLRCFLECMEGKQPKAVVTDGDGAMREAIKQIFPDANHRLCAWHLNKNASENVKNGNNFLDGFSKAMYSNFTIDEFEEYWSQMIKENGVQGHPWVVKMYENRSLWATAYLRDNFFGRIRTTSQCEAVNAIIKSYVRKQGCIFEFMNNFDQALRDYRNNELVADFKSSSTDPVLSTQLPVIESHAGKIYTAELFKEVRHEILKAGELIVREKSEVGGRKTYILTKYCKDGYERSVVYDGSTFECSCKRFESRGIPCSHIFYVMKEEHVDRIPSNLVLTRWTKDAKIQFLNSSNFNDNVDLNTIAEAHFGSYCTVLTEFCKEASKKDGV